In Paenibacillus kyungheensis, the following are encoded in one genomic region:
- the gspM gene encoding type II secretion system protein GspM, translated as MEQLNKYRNVILLGIILLFVILLAFYMWVLYPLSQKSEQYDVQLNQMQQEYNLIQTKIAQLKGSQPTDAQQAIQAAIPATVASEKLLIQLQQVDQTSYARITDIEFVNVDNNNSGEITAENLGVNVGQIRMNAELEGGYTEIREWMNQLQKLPRLITVDSFSFQQPYTPGKSGPILTANVSFTAYYNSP; from the coding sequence ATGGAACAGCTCAATAAATATCGTAATGTGATTTTATTAGGGATTATCTTATTATTTGTGATTTTATTAGCTTTTTACATGTGGGTACTCTATCCTTTATCCCAGAAATCCGAGCAGTATGATGTTCAGCTCAATCAAATGCAACAAGAGTACAACCTGATCCAGACCAAAATCGCTCAGTTAAAAGGCAGTCAGCCTACCGATGCACAACAAGCGATTCAAGCGGCTATCCCTGCTACAGTAGCAAGTGAGAAGTTATTAATTCAATTACAGCAAGTCGATCAGACCAGCTATGCTCGTATTACAGATATTGAATTTGTAAATGTAGATAACAATAACAGTGGTGAAATAACAGCTGAGAATCTAGGCGTAAATGTAGGGCAGATTCGAATGAATGCTGAACTGGAAGGCGGATATACTGAGATTCGGGAATGGATGAATCAATTGCAAAAGCTTCCACGCTTAATTACGGTCGATTCATTTAGCTTCCAACAACCGTATACACCGGGCAAATCTGGTCCGATTTTGACAGCGAATGTGTCATTTACAGCGTATTATAACTCGCCTTGA
- the pilM gene encoding pilus assembly protein PilM, with the protein MFQRNLPHVGLSLEQTEIRYVSLKKKKQWELEKKKFLPIPSGIIVENQIVDTESMNHLLRKWVTEEGLKGESVTLSIPPSRILVRAMSIPSTNSKQVSQLVELEVETGLHLPFENPVYDYIVTSIDEEHTHLLVFAAPSQLIKDYISLLGDVGIKVAAVELSATALARTIVTEHGRSFSNTMLIHLTDHLLDIYMFRSGQPVFMRSIESSRGLEDMSVLDDLNTSLSRQQIDDIIPEISRMLNFYQYSLHDGSVKIEEIFVTGLPQERELLAHELSQSLSDIQVEAVELETTQHAFQTDPDLNSYRVAVGAALRREDTKPINLLPQEKREKQQFSYSTIGLIALWILAMCGSIFYMISQNGTITEQERAIQQWSDRNTMAQLELSKWNGNGSSGAANQSVVDAVMNYRIDVVSILDSLTKQLPKSGMIRDISYNRSSNLLVTASMRNFNDAANYLVKLRSMPFVQAASVNKATKDNSVDSAVRPTKGQASLYLVIYTIDLQQPSVTSDTYAPSSTAVSSEEGGVSNGTAQ; encoded by the coding sequence ATGTTTCAACGAAATTTACCTCATGTCGGCTTATCGCTGGAACAGACAGAGATTCGCTATGTATCGTTAAAAAAGAAAAAACAATGGGAATTGGAAAAGAAAAAGTTTTTGCCGATCCCTTCAGGTATTATTGTTGAAAATCAGATCGTAGATACAGAAAGTATGAATCATTTATTGCGCAAATGGGTGACCGAGGAAGGGCTAAAAGGAGAATCCGTAACACTTTCGATTCCGCCTTCTCGTATTCTGGTTCGTGCGATGAGTATTCCGAGTACCAATAGTAAGCAAGTCAGTCAATTGGTAGAACTTGAAGTCGAGACCGGATTGCATTTACCTTTCGAAAATCCAGTCTACGATTATATTGTGACATCGATTGATGAAGAACATACACACTTGCTTGTATTTGCTGCGCCAAGTCAGTTAATTAAAGACTATATTAGTCTTTTGGGCGATGTTGGGATCAAAGTAGCGGCTGTGGAATTATCGGCTACAGCATTAGCTAGAACGATTGTGACCGAGCATGGACGCTCTTTTTCCAATACCATGTTGATTCATCTTACAGATCATCTGCTAGATATTTATATGTTCCGCAGTGGACAACCTGTGTTTATGCGTAGTATCGAGTCTTCTCGTGGATTAGAGGATATGTCTGTTCTGGATGATCTGAACACTTCATTATCCCGCCAACAGATTGATGATATTATTCCTGAAATCTCGCGTATGTTGAACTTTTATCAGTATAGTCTCCATGACGGCTCTGTGAAGATCGAAGAGATTTTTGTGACAGGATTACCACAAGAACGAGAACTGCTGGCACATGAACTGAGTCAATCGTTATCTGATATTCAAGTCGAAGCGGTTGAACTGGAAACGACGCAGCATGCATTTCAGACTGATCCTGATTTGAATAGCTATCGGGTAGCTGTAGGTGCCGCTCTTCGTAGAGAAGATACCAAACCTATCAATTTACTGCCTCAAGAAAAAAGAGAAAAACAGCAATTTTCATATTCGACTATAGGTTTAATAGCCCTATGGATACTTGCTATGTGCGGATCTATTTTTTATATGATTAGTCAAAATGGAACGATTACCGAACAAGAACGTGCGATACAACAATGGAGTGATCGCAATACAATGGCACAGTTGGAATTGTCTAAATGGAACGGCAATGGATCATCAGGTGCCGCTAATCAGTCTGTAGTCGATGCTGTGATGAATTATCGTATAGATGTAGTTAGTATATTGGATTCATTGACCAAACAATTACCGAAAAGTGGGATGATTCGCGATATTTCTTATAATCGTAGTTCAAATCTATTAGTGACAGCAAGTATGCGTAACTTTAACGATGCGGCTAATTATTTGGTAAAGCTACGGAGTATGCCTTTTGTTCAAGCGGCTTCAGTCAACAAAGCGACCAAAGATAACTCGGTCGATTCAGCAGTACGACCAACCAAAGGACAAGCTTCCTTGTATCTAGTGATCTATACTATCGATCTCCAACAACCGAGTGTAACTAGCGATACGTATGCGCCATCATCTACTGCTGTATCATCAGAGGAAGGAGGAGTATCCAATGGAACAGCTCAATAA
- a CDS encoding prepilin peptidase, with the protein MDIMLWINIYIVVLGMVLGSFFHVVAWRVPEGQSIIHPPSSCSHCQHRLTALDMIPVLSYIGTRGRCRHCRTRISIQYPIGEAITGLLFLWIFLHFGWTSDTVVGWLLVSLSVIITLSDLQVMKIPNKVLLFFAPIFLILIAWLPGAISLGSHLGGAIAGGGILLLIAFISRGGMGMGDVKLFALYGWVIGLANVCLALFIACLLGTLIGIGLRLLGKVDKQQPIPFGPFLAAGTLISFVYGSQIIDAYLSLMG; encoded by the coding sequence ATGGACATCATGTTATGGATTAATATCTATATTGTTGTACTAGGCATGGTATTAGGCTCCTTTTTTCATGTGGTCGCCTGGCGTGTACCCGAAGGGCAGTCGATTATCCATCCTCCGTCCAGTTGCTCGCATTGTCAGCATCGCTTAACAGCACTCGATATGATTCCTGTGCTCAGTTATATCGGTACAAGAGGGCGATGCCGGCATTGTCGAACACGTATATCGATTCAATATCCTATCGGTGAAGCGATAACCGGCCTATTATTTTTATGGATATTTCTGCATTTTGGCTGGACAAGTGATACAGTGGTTGGTTGGTTATTGGTTAGCTTGTCGGTCATTATTACATTGTCTGATCTACAAGTGATGAAGATTCCGAATAAAGTGTTACTGTTTTTTGCCCCTATTTTTCTAATCCTTATTGCATGGTTACCAGGTGCGATAAGTCTAGGTTCCCATCTAGGTGGAGCGATAGCAGGCGGAGGTATATTATTGCTGATTGCTTTTATCAGTCGCGGTGGTATGGGGATGGGCGATGTAAAGCTTTTTGCTTTGTATGGGTGGGTTATCGGATTGGCTAATGTGTGTCTTGCTCTTTTTATAGCGTGTTTACTTGGCACACTGATCGGGATTGGATTAAGACTACTTGGTAAAGTAGACAAGCAACAACCGATTCCATTCGGGCCTTTTTTAGCCGCCGGGACATTGATTTCTTTTGTATACGGATCACAGATCATTGATGCATATCTTTCGCTTATGGGTTAG
- a CDS encoding prepilin-type N-terminal cleavage/methylation domain-containing protein: protein MMSKVMKRMGKEEKGFTLIELLAVIVIMAIIAVIAIPMIGNVINKSKANGDLATASQVYNAARLYVIGEKNGDFTTAANRTVTLANMVDGGYLNADTSLPSSKAKLTAATVIFTDKGELTSVTLAPVGQGSTNGTYTAAQVLSATPATPATN, encoded by the coding sequence ATGATGAGCAAAGTGATGAAACGTATGGGTAAAGAGGAAAAAGGATTTACATTGATCGAGTTACTAGCAGTTATCGTAATTATGGCTATTATCGCAGTTATTGCGATTCCAATGATCGGTAATGTTATTAATAAATCCAAAGCAAATGGTGATCTAGCGACAGCATCACAAGTATACAATGCAGCTCGTTTATATGTGATTGGTGAAAAAAATGGTGATTTCACTACTGCTGCGAACAGAACAGTAACATTGGCTAATATGGTAGATGGCGGTTATTTAAATGCTGATACAAGTTTACCAAGTTCAAAAGCAAAATTAACAGCGGCTACTGTAATATTTACAGACAAGGGTGAACTTACCAGTGTGACGCTTGCACCTGTAGGACAAGGATCAACGAATGGAACATATACAGCAGCTCAAGTGCTTAGTGCGACTCCCGCAACTCCGGCAACTAACTAA